From one Gemmatimonadaceae bacterium genomic stretch:
- a CDS encoding sugar phosphate isomerase/epimerase, whose product MTIQRPARDESSATLPRREFIQAAALGLLGAGALPLVSCAKPAPARGADSAADPEPPRPGATAAVPAAGIALQLYTVRDAIKADLAGTLRRVKSIGFDHVETAFWPEGVTLTQAAQALRDAGLTAVASHIEIPQGANRQAMLDTAKAYGSTHMIWHGWPEDRRYSTLEGTKELARIYNESSVIAKDNGLTFGVHNHWWEYRNTVGGRHPYEVLLEELSPDVFFEVDTYWVKVAGHVPAAVVAKLGARAQFLHIKDGPAVYHDNLAADNPDPMSPVGSGTQDFPAIVKAAAGNTKWMVVEMDKVSGDVFSALDQSYRYLTSNKLVRVGSPTA is encoded by the coding sequence ATGACGATCCAGCGTCCCGCTCGTGACGAATCCTCTGCAACGCTGCCGCGCCGCGAATTCATCCAGGCTGCCGCGCTCGGGCTGCTCGGCGCGGGTGCGCTGCCGCTGGTGTCGTGCGCGAAGCCCGCGCCGGCACGTGGTGCGGACAGTGCTGCTGACCCGGAGCCACCGCGTCCCGGAGCCACCGCCGCCGTGCCAGCCGCCGGCATCGCACTGCAGCTCTACACGGTGCGCGACGCCATCAAGGCAGACCTTGCCGGCACGCTGCGACGTGTCAAGTCGATCGGCTTCGACCACGTGGAGACCGCGTTCTGGCCCGAGGGCGTGACGCTCACGCAGGCCGCGCAGGCGCTGCGGGACGCCGGCCTCACCGCCGTCGCGTCGCACATCGAGATCCCGCAGGGCGCCAACCGGCAGGCCATGCTCGACACCGCGAAGGCCTATGGCAGCACGCACATGATCTGGCACGGCTGGCCCGAGGACAGGCGCTACTCCACGCTCGAGGGGACGAAGGAACTCGCACGGATCTACAACGAGTCGAGCGTGATCGCGAAGGACAACGGCCTCACGTTCGGCGTGCACAACCACTGGTGGGAGTACCGCAACACGGTCGGCGGACGGCACCCGTACGAGGTGCTGCTCGAGGAGCTCTCACCGGATGTGTTCTTCGAGGTGGACACCTACTGGGTGAAGGTGGCCGGCCACGTGCCCGCTGCGGTCGTGGCCAAGCTTGGCGCGCGCGCGCAGTTCCTGCACATCAAGGACGGTCCGGCGGTCTATCATGACAACCTCGCCGCCGACAATCCCGACCCGATGTCGCCGGTGGGCAGCGGCACGCAGGACTTTCCCGCGATCGTGAAGGCGGCCGCAGGCAACACGAAGTGGATGGTGGTCGAGATGGACAAGGTCAGCGGCGACGTGTTCTCCGCGCTCGACCAGAGTTACAGGTACCTCACCTCGAACAAGCTGGTGCGCGTGGGGTCTCCCACCGCCTAG
- a CDS encoding sugar phosphate isomerase/epimerase, whose translation MPATVKGPAIFLAQFAGDAAPFNSWDAITQWAAGLGYTGVQLPTWDARFVDLKKAASSKTYCDELAGIARRNGVEITELATHLQGQLVAVHPAYDEAFDAFAPASAKKNPKARQKWAVQQMLWAAKASRHLGLGTSVSFPGALAWPYLYPWPQRPDGLVEAAFDELAKRWRPILDAYDEAGCNVAFELHPGEDLHDGVTFEMFLERVGHHRRCHINYDPSHFVLQQLDYLAFIDIYHERIKAFHVKDAEFRPSGRQGVYGGFQPWLQRAGRFRSLGDGQVDFKAVFSRLAQYGYDSWAVLEWECCLKHPEQGAAEGAPFIASQIIRVTEKAFDDFAGSATDRKQIRRMLGL comes from the coding sequence ATGCCTGCCACCGTCAAGGGTCCCGCCATCTTCCTCGCCCAGTTCGCCGGCGACGCGGCACCGTTCAACTCCTGGGATGCCATCACGCAGTGGGCGGCGGGGCTGGGGTACACGGGGGTGCAGCTTCCCACCTGGGACGCGCGATTCGTCGACCTGAAGAAGGCGGCGTCGTCGAAGACCTACTGCGACGAGCTGGCCGGGATCGCGCGGCGAAACGGCGTCGAGATCACCGAGCTCGCCACCCACCTGCAGGGCCAGCTGGTGGCCGTGCACCCGGCGTACGACGAGGCGTTCGATGCCTTCGCGCCGGCCAGCGCGAAGAAGAACCCGAAGGCACGCCAGAAGTGGGCGGTGCAGCAGATGCTCTGGGCGGCGAAGGCCTCACGCCATCTGGGGCTCGGCACCAGCGTGAGCTTTCCCGGCGCCCTGGCGTGGCCGTACCTGTATCCCTGGCCGCAGCGGCCCGACGGGTTGGTGGAGGCGGCGTTCGACGAGCTCGCGAAGCGCTGGCGCCCGATCCTCGATGCCTATGACGAGGCGGGATGCAACGTGGCCTTCGAGCTGCACCCGGGCGAGGACCTGCACGACGGCGTGACGTTCGAGATGTTCCTGGAGCGCGTGGGGCACCATCGTCGCTGCCACATCAACTACGATCCGTCGCACTTCGTGCTGCAGCAGCTCGACTACCTCGCGTTCATCGACATCTACCACGAACGGATCAAGGCCTTCCACGTGAAGGACGCCGAGTTCCGGCCCAGCGGACGGCAGGGTGTGTACGGCGGGTTCCAGCCCTGGCTGCAGCGCGCCGGCCGGTTCCGGTCACTCGGTGACGGGCAGGTGGACTTCAAGGCGGTCTTTTCCAGGCTGGCACAGTACGGCTACGACAGCTGGGCGGTGCTGGAATGGGAGTGCTGCCTGAAGCACCCGGAACAGGGCGCGGCCGAGGGGGCACCGTTCATCGCGAGCCAGATCATCCGCGTGACGGAGAAGGCCTTCGACGACTTCGCCGGCTCGGCGACCGACAGGAAGCAGATCCGGCGCATGCTCGGCCTCTGA
- a CDS encoding Gfo/Idh/MocA family oxidoreductase: MAIEAKDGATPAEARRIRLGMVGGGEGAFIGGVHRFAARLDGQFELVAGALASTPDKAQRSGRALGLADDRIYSDYAAMAQAESARVDGIEAVSIVTPNHMHAPVAEAFLAAGIHVICDKPLATTSGDARRLHALATQAGLLFAVTYNYTGYPMVRQARQMVHEGLLGDLRVVQVEYPQDWLTESVETSGQKQADWRTDPSRAGAGGCIGDIGTHAYQLAHFVTGLTVRELLAELSAFVEGRRLDDNAQVLLRFDGGARGALWASQVAPGNENNLRLRVYGSKGGLEWRQEHPNQLHWSPFGQATQVISRGTGAAGAAAARVTRIPSGHPEGYLEAFATTYTEIAAAIRARRTGAPPDPAVQFPTVVDGVQGVVFVESVVASAAAGGSWVSVPPL, encoded by the coding sequence GTGGCAATCGAGGCGAAGGACGGCGCGACTCCAGCGGAGGCGCGGCGCATCCGGCTGGGCATGGTGGGTGGTGGCGAGGGTGCGTTCATCGGCGGCGTGCACCGCTTCGCGGCGCGGCTGGACGGCCAGTTCGAGCTGGTGGCGGGCGCGCTGGCCTCCACGCCCGACAAGGCGCAGCGGTCGGGTCGTGCCCTCGGCCTGGCCGACGATCGCATCTACAGCGACTACGCCGCCATGGCGCAGGCCGAGTCGGCCCGCGTCGATGGCATCGAGGCGGTGTCGATCGTGACGCCGAACCACATGCACGCGCCGGTGGCCGAGGCTTTCCTGGCGGCGGGCATCCACGTCATCTGCGACAAGCCGCTGGCCACGACGTCGGGTGATGCACGGCGGCTGCACGCGCTGGCGACGCAGGCTGGCCTGCTGTTCGCCGTGACGTACAACTACACCGGCTACCCCATGGTGCGGCAGGCGCGGCAGATGGTGCACGAGGGGCTGCTGGGTGACCTCCGCGTGGTGCAGGTGGAGTATCCGCAGGACTGGCTCACGGAGTCGGTCGAGACGTCGGGGCAGAAGCAGGCCGACTGGCGCACCGACCCGTCGCGCGCGGGCGCGGGCGGCTGCATCGGCGACATCGGGACGCACGCCTACCAGCTCGCGCATTTCGTGACGGGCCTCACGGTGCGCGAGCTGCTGGCCGAGCTGAGTGCCTTCGTGGAGGGCCGCCGGCTGGACGACAACGCACAGGTGCTGCTGCGCTTCGATGGCGGCGCCCGCGGTGCGCTCTGGGCGAGCCAGGTGGCGCCGGGCAACGAGAACAACCTCCGCCTGCGCGTCTACGGCTCGAAGGGCGGCCTGGAGTGGCGGCAGGAGCACCCGAACCAGCTGCACTGGTCGCCGTTCGGCCAGGCGACCCAGGTGATCTCCCGTGGCACCGGGGCAGCCGGCGCGGCGGCGGCACGGGTGACGCGCATTCCGAGCGGGCATCCCGAGGGCTACCTCGAGGCGTTTGCAACCACCTACACCGAGATCGCCGCCGCCATCCGCGCACGTCGCACCGGCGCGCCGCCCGACCCGGCGGTGCAGTTCCCCACGGTCGTCGATGGGGTGCAGGGGGTCGTCTTCGTCGAATCCGTCGTCGCGTCTGCTGCTGCGGGTGGCAGCTGGGTGAGTGTGCCTCCGCTCTAG
- a CDS encoding HD domain-containing protein has translation MQKIVDFILELDKLKGVTRRTRPLGLDRQENSAEHSWQIAMLAATLAPHAAEPVQVDHVIAMLLVHDIGEIDTGDTIFYAESGLAERKAAERVAVERIFGLLPAGQGARFLALWEEFEAGETAEARFANAADRVMPVLLNLANNGQSWRENGITVDRVRARVAPSIIAGCPSMWAYIEGRLAEAEAAGWFGQGTGAGSPVP, from the coding sequence ATGCAGAAGATCGTGGACTTCATCCTGGAGCTGGACAAGCTCAAGGGCGTGACGCGAAGGACGCGGCCGCTGGGACTGGATCGCCAGGAGAACTCGGCTGAGCACAGCTGGCAGATCGCGATGCTCGCCGCGACGCTGGCGCCGCATGCGGCCGAGCCGGTGCAGGTGGACCACGTGATCGCGATGCTGCTGGTGCATGACATCGGCGAGATCGACACCGGGGACACGATCTTCTACGCCGAGAGCGGGCTGGCCGAGCGGAAGGCGGCCGAGCGGGTGGCGGTGGAACGGATCTTCGGCCTGCTGCCAGCGGGGCAGGGGGCGCGATTCCTCGCGCTGTGGGAGGAGTTCGAGGCGGGGGAGACCGCCGAGGCACGCTTCGCCAATGCCGCCGACCGCGTGATGCCGGTGCTGCTGAACCTCGCCAACAACGGCCAGAGCTGGCGGGAGAACGGGATCACCGTCGATCGGGTGCGTGCGCGGGTGGCGCCGTCGATCATCGCCGGGTGCCCGTCGATGTGGGCCTACATCGAGGGCCGGCTGGCCGAGGCCGAGGCCGCGGGGTGGTTCGGGCAGGGGACGGGGGCTGGCTCGCCTGTGCCCTGA
- a CDS encoding PEP-CTERM sorting domain-containing protein, whose translation MRLSSLTRVVAAAALVALPSVSQAQITTHSSLASLLGATSNAGTDDFESLSITGSTPTPITRTAGPHTYTAAVVNNFFGAGTSADHWLSSNTATETITFSGFGTNIRGIGANFFGSDLSGNFLANTSIVVTLNTAAGSLTQTLTNTTLGTFLGFTTTSNILTMTVAAVQPTGAFAWPTMDDLVLAEAPTNVVPEPSTYALMGTGLIGLGAAARRRRAATA comes from the coding sequence ATGCGCCTTTCGTCCCTGACACGCGTTGTCGCCGCCGCTGCCCTCGTCGCCCTCCCCTCGGTCAGCCAGGCGCAGATCACGACACACTCGTCGCTCGCCTCGCTGCTTGGCGCGACCAGCAACGCCGGCACCGACGACTTCGAGTCGCTCTCCATCACCGGAAGCACGCCGACGCCGATCACGCGCACGGCCGGCCCGCACACCTACACCGCCGCCGTGGTGAACAACTTCTTCGGCGCCGGTACGTCCGCGGACCACTGGCTCTCCTCCAACACCGCCACCGAGACCATCACGTTCAGCGGTTTCGGCACGAACATCCGCGGGATCGGCGCGAACTTCTTCGGCTCGGACCTCAGCGGCAACTTCCTGGCCAACACGAGCATCGTCGTCACGCTGAACACCGCCGCCGGGAGCCTGACGCAGACGCTCACCAACACGACGCTCGGCACCTTCCTCGGCTTCACGACCACGTCGAACATCCTCACCATGACCGTCGCCGCCGTGCAGCCGACCGGCGCGTTCGCCTGGCCGACGATGGACGACCTGGTGCTGGCCGAGGCGCCGACGAACGTGGTGCCTGAGCCGTCGACGTACGCGCTGATGGGCACGGGCCTGATCGGCCTGGGTGCTGCCGCCCGCCGCCGCCGCGCCGCCACGGCGTGA
- a CDS encoding pyridoxamine 5'-phosphate oxidase family protein, protein MEPAALKDEVAQFLNGHRKAVFATVDDDGHPHTSLMLYAVDDAFNVYFGTRRAFRKFEQIMANRNMSLSVIEEVLDPLMAVDIRGTAELLEAEERREWFAYFKSKNPSRYYVEDAEDYEMFRLRPTMIRWLDATSGALTITKFDD, encoded by the coding sequence ATGGAGCCTGCCGCGCTGAAGGACGAAGTCGCCCAGTTCCTGAACGGTCACCGCAAGGCGGTGTTCGCCACCGTCGACGATGACGGGCACCCGCACACCTCGCTGATGCTGTACGCCGTGGACGATGCGTTCAACGTGTACTTCGGCACCCGCCGCGCGTTCCGGAAGTTCGAGCAGATCATGGCGAACCGGAACATGTCGCTGTCGGTCATCGAGGAGGTGCTCGACCCGCTGATGGCGGTGGACATCCGCGGCACCGCGGAACTGCTCGAGGCGGAGGAGCGGCGCGAGTGGTTCGCGTACTTCAAGTCGAAGAACCCCAGCCGCTACTACGTGGAGGATGCGGAGGACTACGAGATGTTCCGCCTCCGCCCGACGATGATCCGCTGGCTCGACGCGACCTCGGGCGCGCTCACGATCACGAAGTTCGACGACTGA
- the xylB gene encoding xylulokinase: MITLGIDIGTSGVKVALVEHATAAGDVVLGSASAPLTVQRPQPGWSEQDPAEWWQATLECVDALRALHPAATAACGAIGLSGQMHGATLLDGAGAVLRPCILWNDGRSSDACAAFEAAWPQSRAVTGNLAMPGFTAPKLLWVREHEPALFARIATVLLPKAYVRLQLCGEAIEEMSDASGTLWLDVGQRRWSADALAATSLTESQMPRLVEGTEPAGRLRAALAARWGMIVPPLIAGGAGDNAAGAVAVGAVQAGDAFVSLGTSGVLWCTTDGFAPNTDGAVHAFCHAVPGTWHQMGVLLSAASCLGWWAGITGRTEEELLAELEGRERTTAAFIPYLSGERTPHDDARVRGGFAALDAAHDRADMTLAVLEGVAHAMRDARDALAAAGTHLTEADLLGGGARSPRWCQVMADVLGIPLHAVTQSEIGCAVGAARLAAMALLGGGASAVAQVATRPARTATYLPRPDAVAHHDARHAAWAALYRHAHDYQRHLP; encoded by the coding sequence ATGATCACCCTCGGCATCGACATCGGCACATCCGGGGTCAAGGTGGCGCTCGTGGAGCATGCCACCGCTGCCGGCGATGTCGTGCTGGGCAGCGCCAGCGCGCCGCTCACGGTGCAGCGCCCGCAGCCTGGCTGGAGCGAACAGGATCCCGCCGAGTGGTGGCAGGCCACGCTGGAGTGTGTGGACGCGCTGCGCGCGCTGCATCCCGCCGCCACCGCCGCCTGTGGCGCGATCGGGTTGTCGGGGCAGATGCACGGCGCCACCCTGCTGGATGGCGCCGGTGCGGTGCTGCGTCCCTGCATCCTCTGGAACGACGGACGCAGCAGCGACGCCTGTGCCGCCTTCGAGGCGGCGTGGCCGCAGTCTCGCGCCGTGACGGGGAACCTCGCGATGCCCGGCTTCACCGCGCCGAAGCTGCTCTGGGTGCGCGAGCATGAGCCGGCGCTGTTCGCGCGCATCGCCACCGTGCTGCTGCCCAAGGCGTACGTGCGGCTGCAGCTCTGCGGCGAGGCGATCGAGGAGATGTCCGATGCCTCCGGCACGCTCTGGCTCGATGTGGGGCAGCGCCGCTGGAGCGCTGACGCGCTGGCCGCGACGAGCCTGACGGAGTCGCAGATGCCGCGGCTGGTCGAGGGGACGGAGCCGGCGGGTCGGTTGCGTGCGGCGCTGGCGGCGCGATGGGGGATGATCGTGCCACCGCTGATCGCCGGTGGCGCCGGCGACAACGCGGCTGGCGCGGTGGCCGTGGGCGCCGTGCAGGCGGGTGACGCCTTCGTCTCACTTGGCACGTCCGGCGTGCTCTGGTGCACCACCGACGGATTCGCACCGAACACCGATGGTGCCGTGCACGCCTTCTGCCACGCGGTGCCGGGCACCTGGCACCAGATGGGCGTGCTGCTCAGCGCGGCATCCTGCCTGGGCTGGTGGGCGGGGATCACGGGTCGCACCGAGGAGGAACTGCTGGCCGAGCTGGAGGGCCGCGAGCGGACGACGGCCGCGTTCATCCCGTACCTGAGCGGGGAACGCACGCCGCACGACGATGCGCGGGTGCGCGGCGGGTTCGCGGCGCTCGACGCCGCACACGACCGGGCCGACATGACGCTGGCGGTGCTCGAGGGGGTGGCCCATGCGATGCGGGATGCGCGCGACGCACTGGCCGCGGCCGGCACGCACCTCACCGAGGCCGACCTGCTGGGCGGTGGGGCCCGGTCACCCCGCTGGTGCCAGGTGATGGCCGACGTGCTGGGCATCCCGCTGCACGCGGTGACGCAAAGCGAGATCGGCTGCGCCGTTGGCGCGGCACGGCTGGCGGCGATGGCGTTGCTGGGCGGGGGCGCGTCGGCCGTGGCGCAGGTTGCCACGCGGCCGGCGCGGACTGCCACCTACCTGCCGCGCCCGGACGCCGTCGCGCACCACGATGCGCGCCATGCCGCGTGGGCCGCACTCTACCGGCATGCGCACGACTACCAGCGCCACCTGCCCTGA
- a CDS encoding amidohydrolase family protein, with protein sequence MRRPARHLERPVLAGLAALALGASAATGAGAQPRPPDLLVSNVSLVDVVTGRVRAGQSIATRGDTILRIGPARSMRGLRAARRIDGTGKFVIPALWDMHVHFGGGPSLVAENRALLPLYTAHGIVAVRDAAGDLSAQVLAWRDSIAAGTLAGPRLFTSGPKIEGINSVWPGDIEIDTRAGVDSALDRLQAMRVDFVKLTDNTLQPALFRYALGAIRTRGLRSSAHIPATVSVREAVTLGLGSIEHLAYAVRAGAEREGRPTPADVIAAFDSATAMGTYRLMAERGTAITPTLNISRTLAFLDMDTHANDPYLRYIGPGLQATYQGRVTRAAQADAAAIERRHRSYAFTSARLPMLQRAGVLILAGTDAGFLNSFDYPGIGLHDELQLMVESGLTPLQALRAATINGATFLGSTARHGTIATGKAADLLLLDRNPLTDITATRAIHALVQRGTYLDRAALDALLAATAAAVAAMPRP encoded by the coding sequence ATGCGACGTCCCGCGCGTCATCTCGAACGTCCCGTCCTGGCCGGGCTTGCCGCGCTCGCCCTCGGTGCCAGCGCGGCCACCGGCGCCGGTGCACAGCCGCGGCCCCCCGACCTGCTCGTCTCCAACGTGAGCCTGGTGGACGTGGTCACGGGGCGGGTGCGTGCCGGCCAGTCGATCGCCACCCGCGGTGACACGATCCTGCGCATCGGCCCGGCGCGCAGCATGCGCGGGCTGCGTGCCGCGCGCAGGATCGACGGCACGGGGAAGTTCGTGATCCCGGCGCTCTGGGACATGCACGTGCACTTCGGTGGCGGGCCTTCGCTGGTGGCGGAGAACCGCGCCCTGCTGCCGCTCTACACGGCACACGGGATCGTGGCGGTGCGCGATGCCGCGGGCGACCTGTCCGCGCAGGTGCTCGCGTGGCGCGACTCGATCGCGGCCGGCACGCTCGCGGGCCCGAGACTCTTCACCTCCGGACCGAAGATCGAGGGCATCAACTCGGTGTGGCCCGGTGACATCGAGATCGACACCCGCGCCGGCGTGGACAGCGCGCTGGACCGCCTGCAGGCCATGCGGGTGGATTTCGTGAAGCTCACCGACAACACACTCCAGCCCGCGCTGTTCCGCTACGCACTCGGTGCGATCCGCACCCGCGGCCTTCGCAGCAGCGCGCACATCCCCGCCACCGTGTCCGTGCGCGAGGCCGTCACGCTCGGCCTCGGCTCCATCGAGCACCTGGCGTATGCCGTGCGCGCCGGCGCCGAGCGTGAGGGGCGCCCCACGCCGGCCGACGTGATCGCCGCGTTCGACTCCGCCACGGCGATGGGCACGTACCGCCTGATGGCCGAGCGCGGCACCGCCATCACGCCGACGCTCAACATCAGCCGGACGCTGGCGTTCCTGGACATGGACACCCACGCGAACGATCCCTACCTGCGGTACATCGGGCCGGGGCTGCAGGCCACCTATCAGGGCCGTGTCACGCGCGCGGCACAGGCTGACGCAGCGGCCATCGAGCGGCGCCACCGCAGCTACGCGTTCACCAGTGCCCGCCTGCCGATGCTGCAGCGTGCCGGCGTGCTGATCCTCGCCGGCACCGACGCCGGGTTCCTCAACTCGTTCGACTACCCCGGCATTGGCCTGCACGACGAGCTGCAGTTGATGGTGGAGAGCGGCCTCACCCCGCTGCAGGCGCTGCGCGCCGCGACGATCAACGGAGCGACCTTCCTCGGCAGCACAGCACGCCATGGCACGATCGCGACCGGCAAGGCGGCCGACCTCCTCCTCCTCGACCGCAATCCGCTCACCGACATCACCGCCACGCGCGCCATCCACGCGCTGGTGCAGCGCGGCACCTACCTCGATCGCGCGGCGCTGGACGCACTCCTCGCTGCGACCGCTGCGGCCGTCGCGGCGATGCCCAGGCCCTGA